The Nitrospinota bacterium genome window below encodes:
- a CDS encoding cation:proton antiporter: MSAILGLVILAAIAYAGSLHIFSKEKLPPLLRYLFYTGWEFMLIGIIIGPFALDFFPEFLLRELEPVIHLGLGWVGLLIGAQMRLTDLARVERWQLRLTLYQALISGLLVMLAVYLPLHYLYKRGIADAVIAAAVLAASAAVSSPTVLALLGKERRFNATARQLLNVVSSLDAMVAVVLLALSLTVLRHGIASFTLGLKYLAQAAGTGLLLGFFFRHLPREKLKEKEQMVLMVGFVFFSAGVGGVLSVSPLVISFIAGAFLANTLRPEDPLYRAASNTERPFYIIMLLLAGLMFVPSPLAFPIALLVALVRLLAKQHSLRWLLGRRAAPFPFPKSGGLALASQGAMALVIGFAYLSVENGGMGRDVFSIIVLCVMLNEMAAPFLIGRVLAEER, translated from the coding sequence ATGAGCGCCATCCTCGGCCTTGTCATCCTGGCGGCGATAGCCTATGCCGGTTCGCTGCATATTTTTTCCAAGGAAAAGCTGCCTCCCCTCCTGCGGTACCTCTTTTATACCGGCTGGGAGTTCATGCTCATCGGCATCATAATCGGCCCCTTCGCGCTCGATTTCTTTCCCGAATTCCTTTTGCGCGAGCTGGAGCCGGTGATTCATCTGGGGCTGGGCTGGGTGGGATTGCTGATCGGCGCGCAGATGCGGTTGACCGATTTGGCCCGCGTGGAACGCTGGCAGCTGCGGCTCACCCTTTATCAGGCGCTTATTTCCGGCCTTCTGGTGATGCTGGCCGTCTATCTGCCGCTCCATTATTTGTACAAGCGGGGCATCGCCGACGCCGTGATCGCCGCGGCGGTTCTGGCCGCCTCGGCGGCGGTCTCATCCCCCACCGTGCTGGCGCTGCTGGGAAAAGAGCGGCGCTTCAACGCCACGGCCCGCCAACTGCTCAACGTCGTATCGAGCCTCGACGCGATGGTGGCCGTCGTGCTGCTGGCGCTTTCCCTGACCGTGCTCCGCCACGGCATCGCCTCCTTTACGCTCGGCCTTAAGTATTTGGCGCAGGCCGCCGGCACGGGCCTGTTGCTCGGCTTTTTCTTCCGGCACTTGCCGCGCGAAAAACTGAAGGAAAAGGAACAGATGGTGCTGATGGTCGGCTTTGTCTTTTTCAGCGCGGGGGTCGGCGGGGTGCTTTCGGTATCGCCGCTGGTCATCAGCTTTATCGCCGGCGCGTTCCTGGCCAATACGCTGCGCCCGGAGGATCCCCTCTACCGCGCGGCATCCAACACGGAGCGCCCTTTTTACATCATCATGCTCCTGCTGGCGGGCCTCATGTTCGTCCCCTCCCCCCTGGCCTTTCCCATTGCGCTGCTGGTGGCGCTGGTGCGGCTTTTGGCAAAACAGCATTCGCTCCGCTGGCTGCTGGGCCGCCGCGCCGCGCCGTTCCCCTTCCCGAAAAGCGGGGGGCTGGCGCTGGCCTCGCAAGGGGCGATGGCGCTCGTCATCGGATTTGCCTATCTCTCGGTCGAAAACGGCGGCATGGGCCGCGACGTTTTTTCCATAATCGTCCTGTGCGTCATGCTTAACGAGATGGCCGCCCCCTTCCTGATAGGCCGGGTGCTGGCGGAGGAGCGATGA
- a CDS encoding PTS sugar transporter subunit IIA, whose translation MSIGDYIKPEYVLLNMKARNRHDVFVELAGCLETTGLLDKANAEVLVRKLEEREKLSTTGVGESIAIPHASLEGFSETVILIGVLPKGVDFASVDGQPVKVVFMIIGSQAVPRLHIQILARIVRLCRNKDLIKKVQIASTPQEALEAVRQVDN comes from the coding sequence ATGAGCATCGGTGACTACATAAAACCCGAATACGTGCTGCTCAACATGAAGGCGCGGAACAGGCATGACGTGTTTGTGGAACTGGCCGGTTGCCTGGAAACCACGGGCCTGCTCGACAAGGCGAACGCCGAGGTGCTCGTCCGCAAGCTTGAAGAACGCGAGAAACTGAGCACCACCGGGGTTGGCGAATCCATCGCCATCCCGCACGCCTCCCTCGAAGGGTTCAGCGAAACGGTCATCCTCATCGGCGTCCTCCCCAAGGGGGTCGATTTCGCGTCGGTGGACGGCCAGCCGGTTAAAGTGGTTTTCATGATTATCGGCTCGCAGGCGGTGCCGCGCCTCCATATCCAGATACTCGCGCGGATCGTCCGCCTCTGCCGCAACAAGGACCTTATCAAGAAGGTGCAAATAGCCTCCACCCCGCAGGAAGCGCTGGAAGCCGTCCGCCAGGTGGATAACTGA
- a CDS encoding 4-hydroxy-tetrahydrodipicolinate reductase, whose product MVRVGVTGIAGRMGKEIANCVLENPALRLAGGTERPGHPQIGVDAFIPLGRGAGGPKIAAHLKEIINDVDVIIDFSTPEATMEHFAVCRAAGKGIVIGTTGFSAEQVKEMDSHRAAIRCVRAPNMSIGVNVLFKVLADTARILGKTYDIEIMEIHHNLKKDSPSGTAMRLAEICARETGRGLDKVGVYGRHGITGERTKDEIAVMALRMGDVVGEHTVYFAGQGERVELTHKATSRRNFAAGAVRAAEWLAGQKNGLYDMQDVLGLK is encoded by the coding sequence ATTGTCAGAGTGGGCGTTACGGGCATCGCGGGCCGTATGGGGAAAGAGATCGCCAACTGCGTTCTTGAAAACCCCGCTCTGCGTCTGGCCGGGGGGACGGAACGCCCCGGGCACCCGCAAATCGGGGTGGATGCGTTCATCCCGCTGGGGCGTGGCGCGGGCGGGCCAAAGATCGCCGCCCACCTCAAAGAGATCATCAACGATGTCGATGTGATCATCGACTTCTCAACCCCCGAAGCGACCATGGAACACTTCGCCGTCTGCCGCGCGGCGGGCAAAGGGATCGTCATCGGCACCACCGGCTTTTCCGCCGAACAGGTGAAGGAGATGGACTCGCACCGCGCCGCCATCCGCTGTGTGCGCGCGCCGAACATGAGCATCGGCGTGAACGTGCTGTTCAAGGTGCTGGCGGATACCGCCCGCATCCTGGGAAAAACCTACGACATCGAGATCATGGAAATACACCACAACCTGAAAAAAGATTCCCCCTCCGGCACGGCGATGCGCCTGGCCGAGATATGCGCCCGCGAGACCGGGCGCGGCCTCGACAAAGTGGGGGTGTACGGACGCCACGGCATCACCGGGGAACGGACAAAGGACGAGATCGCCGTGATGGCGCTGCGGATGGGGGACGTGGTGGGGGAACACACCGTATACTTCGCCGGGCAGGGGGAACGGGTGGAGCTTACCCATAAGGCGACGAGCCGCCGCAATTTCGCCGCCGGGGCGGTTCGCGCCGCCGAATGGCTGGCGGGACAAAAAAACGGCCTGTATGACATGCAGGACGTGTTGGGCCTGAAATAG
- a CDS encoding inositol monophosphatase yields the protein MKFDIGKAAEAAMRLARAAGDIQRAKYETNVKVELKGTINLVTEVDVECERLITAALRDEFPEHNVVAEEGTDTNTGSGYTWYIDPLDGTTNYAHGVPVFGPSIGLVKDGEPLAGAVYDPMRDEMFSAVKGEGAYLNGKRMKVSDTARLEGAVLATGFPYEIRTLKSNNMGNFNRVAPECRAIRRCGAAAIDLAWTARGRFDGFWEQYLYAWDMAAGALMVTEAGGTVTDMKGEKLDLLGKHICAATPGIHANLLKLLEC from the coding sequence ATGAAATTTGATATCGGCAAGGCCGCGGAGGCCGCCATGCGGCTGGCGCGCGCGGCGGGGGACATTCAGCGCGCGAAGTACGAAACGAACGTGAAGGTGGAACTCAAAGGCACCATCAATCTGGTGACCGAGGTGGATGTGGAATGCGAGCGGCTCATCACCGCCGCGCTCCGGGACGAGTTCCCGGAACACAACGTGGTGGCCGAGGAAGGAACCGACACCAACACCGGCAGCGGCTACACCTGGTACATCGATCCGCTGGACGGCACCACCAACTACGCCCACGGCGTGCCGGTCTTCGGCCCCTCCATCGGCCTGGTGAAAGACGGCGAGCCGCTGGCGGGGGCGGTGTACGACCCGATGCGCGACGAGATGTTCAGCGCCGTCAAAGGGGAAGGGGCGTACCTCAACGGCAAGCGGATGAAGGTATCGGACACCGCGCGGCTGGAAGGCGCGGTGCTGGCCACCGGCTTCCCCTACGAAATACGGACGCTGAAAAGCAACAACATGGGAAATTTCAACCGCGTGGCGCCCGAATGCCGGGCGATACGGCGCTGCGGCGCCGCCGCCATCGACCTGGCCTGGACCGCGCGGGGCCGCTTTGACGGCTTTTGGGAACAGTACCTTTATGCATGGGACATGGCGGCCGGCGCGCTGATGGTAACCGAGGCGGGGGGAACAGTCACCGACATGAAAGGGGAAAAACTCGACCTGCTGGGAAAACATATCTGCGCCGCGACGCCGGGCATCCACGCCAACCTGCTGAAACTGTTGGAGTGTTGA
- the mnmA gene encoding tRNA 2-thiouridine(34) synthase MnmA, whose protein sequence is MNKENVLVAMSGGVDSSAAAALLLERGYGVIGITMRLWDAPAETEKRTCCSLDDVNDARRVADQLGIPHYTLNMKEEFKKSVVDYFVDEYISGRTPNPCIACNRVLKFGLLLKKARQLGCAKLATGHYARIVELDGRKRLARGRDPEKDQSYFLFDVPPETLGEILFPVGELTKEETRAVAARHGLKTAEKPDSQEICFVPDDDYQKFIAGLELNIPPGDFVDKKGKKLGAHKGIPFYTVGQRRGLGVAAGGRLYVTDIDAEQNVIRLGAEEELLAGSVEIKNLTLHEEPRGGAVAVQLRHRRAPVNGVIRFTADGAEVRFDKPERAVAPGQAAVFYRGDIVTGGGWIERFFTADNGA, encoded by the coding sequence ATGAATAAAGAAAACGTGCTTGTCGCCATGAGCGGCGGGGTGGACAGCTCCGCCGCGGCGGCCCTGCTGCTGGAGCGGGGTTATGGGGTCATCGGCATCACCATGCGCCTGTGGGACGCGCCCGCCGAAACGGAGAAGCGAACCTGCTGCTCGCTGGACGATGTGAACGACGCCCGCCGCGTGGCCGACCAGCTCGGCATCCCCCATTACACGCTCAACATGAAAGAGGAATTCAAAAAGAGCGTCGTCGATTATTTCGTGGACGAATACATATCGGGCCGGACGCCGAACCCCTGCATCGCCTGCAACCGGGTGCTGAAGTTCGGCCTGCTCCTCAAAAAGGCGCGGCAGCTCGGCTGCGCCAAACTGGCGACCGGCCACTACGCCCGCATCGTGGAACTGGACGGGCGCAAGCGCCTCGCGCGCGGGCGCGACCCCGAAAAAGATCAAAGCTACTTTCTGTTCGACGTCCCGCCGGAAACGCTGGGGGAAATTCTCTTCCCGGTGGGGGAACTGACCAAGGAGGAAACACGCGCGGTGGCGGCACGGCACGGCCTCAAGACGGCGGAAAAGCCGGACAGCCAGGAGATATGCTTCGTGCCGGACGACGACTATCAGAAATTCATCGCCGGGCTGGAACTCAACATCCCCCCCGGCGACTTCGTGGACAAAAAAGGAAAAAAACTCGGCGCGCACAAGGGGATACCCTTTTACACCGTGGGGCAGCGCCGCGGACTGGGCGTGGCGGCGGGCGGGCGGCTGTATGTCACCGATATCGACGCGGAACAAAACGTCATCCGCCTCGGCGCGGAAGAGGAGCTTCTCGCCGGCTCGGTGGAAATCAAGAACCTCACGCTTCACGAAGAGCCGCGCGGCGGCGCGGTGGCGGTGCAGTTGCGCCACCGGCGCGCGCCGGTCAACGGCGTCATCCGGTTCACGGCGGACGGCGCGGAGGTGCGCTTTGACAAGCCGGAACGGGCGGTCGCGCCGGGACAGGCGGCGGTTTTTTACCGCGGCGACATCGTGACGGGCGGCGGATGGATAGAACGTTTTTTCACGGCGGACAACGGAGCATAA
- the mtgA gene encoding monofunctional biosynthetic peptidoglycan transglycosylase, with protein sequence MVRYVFKGLVGFLAFIGFIVVGIAGWVSTFFIWPDISHLKTGIPKKTAFMEFRERQWAEGNKKVKLRYTWTPLAEISPFVQDAVLISEDDKFWQHYGFDLAGIQDALEKNMRSGTMKAGGSTITQQLAKNIFLSPEKTAMRKLKEAFLTLRLERELGKKRILELYLNVAEWGTGIFGIEEAARRHYGKHASQLTPDEACRLAAVLPNPIRFSPTGDSRYVETRANAILGVMQKRDKGLSIWEDLRKDTLLDGQTENQDIPLVPALPPGPDEENAPAP encoded by the coding sequence ATGGTGAGATATGTTTTTAAGGGCCTCGTCGGTTTTTTGGCCTTTATCGGGTTTATCGTCGTGGGCATCGCGGGCTGGGTATCCACGTTCTTCATTTGGCCGGACATCTCGCACCTGAAGACCGGCATCCCAAAAAAAACGGCCTTCATGGAATTCCGCGAGCGGCAGTGGGCGGAAGGAAACAAAAAGGTGAAGCTGCGCTACACATGGACGCCGCTGGCCGAAATCAGCCCGTTCGTTCAGGACGCGGTGCTGATCTCCGAAGACGATAAATTCTGGCAGCATTACGGCTTCGACCTGGCGGGGATACAGGACGCGCTGGAAAAAAACATGCGCTCCGGCACGATGAAAGCGGGAGGAAGCACCATCACCCAGCAGCTGGCGAAAAATATTTTCCTCTCGCCGGAAAAGACCGCCATGCGCAAACTAAAGGAGGCGTTCTTAACCCTCCGGCTTGAACGCGAGCTGGGCAAAAAGCGGATATTGGAGCTTTACCTGAACGTGGCGGAGTGGGGAACCGGCATTTTCGGCATTGAAGAAGCGGCGCGGCGCCATTACGGCAAACATGCCAGCCAACTGACGCCGGATGAAGCGTGCCGGCTGGCCGCCGTCCTGCCGAACCCGATCCGCTTCTCCCCCACCGGCGATTCGCGCTATGTGGAGACCCGCGCCAACGCCATCCTCGGCGTGATGCAGAAACGGGACAAGGGGCTTTCCATTTGGGAAGACCTGCGGAAGGACACATTGCTGGACGGCCAAACGGAAAATCAGGATATTCCCCTCGTCCCCGCCCTTCCGCCCGGGCCGGACGAAGAAAACGCCCCGGCGCCATGA
- a CDS encoding NAD(P)-binding domain-containing protein, translating into MMMAAAKNGNDFDIIIVGGGPAGLSVASEMAKKKYRVLVLEKETAGQTKRSWFVPPFVLDAETKQFSYGGVTRFLAATYSGAKTQWRAKLFPAYPYIDEKKILPYWVDVIQKNGSTIMDNTAYVSHYVSGGQVHVTTAKGIFKAPLLLDASGYNSPVIKQLRMEDDSYYWWSVYGAVLEMPLTGGLEIGDYMMWQTFKDTNANPKASLAHGRPVFEYEVLGPNRVFALLLFLRKKQVTKEAMAPLFERMLRKENSTAPFHGAKVIEEKFGWYPSGEVSQNKAADRVAFIGDAGCWTTPCGWGMTFILQNYKTYAERLDETIKQGRLDAEALQEIPALRVTEEFQVVFDKLVMHFLSNAPAPMLDKFINFFNQIDPILCERMFTLTLTEEDFKESIALFLKNFTFGELIQVLPVEDYKLVVRVAKLSIAAFIAAYWYRFIDWLTGRKNNKVEGFSYEED; encoded by the coding sequence ATGATGATGGCTGCGGCAAAAAACGGAAACGATTTCGATATCATCATCGTGGGCGGCGGTCCGGCGGGCCTCAGCGTCGCCTCGGAGATGGCGAAAAAAAAGTACCGCGTGCTGGTGCTGGAAAAAGAAACCGCCGGCCAGACCAAGCGGAGCTGGTTCGTCCCCCCGTTTGTGCTGGACGCGGAAACAAAGCAATTCAGCTACGGCGGCGTCACCCGCTTCCTCGCCGCCACCTATTCCGGCGCCAAAACGCAATGGCGCGCGAAACTGTTCCCCGCCTATCCCTACATCGATGAGAAGAAGATACTCCCCTACTGGGTGGACGTGATTCAAAAGAACGGTTCCACCATTATGGACAACACCGCATACGTCAGCCATTATGTAAGCGGCGGTCAGGTGCATGTGACCACCGCCAAGGGGATATTCAAGGCGCCCCTGCTGCTGGATGCCTCCGGCTACAACAGCCCGGTGATCAAACAACTCCGGATGGAGGATGACAGCTACTACTGGTGGTCGGTTTACGGCGCCGTTCTTGAGATGCCGCTCACCGGCGGCCTTGAGATCGGCGATTACATGATGTGGCAAACGTTCAAGGACACCAACGCCAACCCCAAAGCTTCGCTTGCGCATGGCCGCCCGGTGTTCGAGTACGAAGTGCTGGGGCCGAACAGGGTTTTCGCGCTGCTGCTCTTTCTGCGCAAAAAACAGGTGACCAAGGAAGCCATGGCGCCGCTTTTCGAGCGGATGCTGCGGAAGGAGAATTCCACCGCGCCATTCCACGGCGCAAAGGTGATAGAGGAAAAATTCGGCTGGTATCCCAGCGGCGAGGTATCGCAGAACAAAGCGGCCGACCGCGTGGCGTTCATCGGCGACGCCGGCTGCTGGACAACCCCCTGCGGGTGGGGGATGACCTTCATTTTGCAGAACTACAAAACCTACGCCGAAAGGTTGGATGAGACCATCAAACAGGGACGGCTGGACGCCGAGGCGCTGCAGGAAATTCCTGCGTTGCGCGTGACCGAAGAATTTCAGGTGGTGTTCGACAAACTGGTGATGCACTTCCTCTCCAACGCGCCCGCGCCGATGCTGGACAAATTCATCAACTTCTTCAACCAGATCGACCCGATACTGTGCGAACGGATGTTCACCCTCACGCTCACCGAGGAGGACTTCAAGGAATCAATCGCCCTCTTTTTGAAAAACTTCACGTTCGGCGAACTTATCCAGGTGCTGCCGGTGGAGGACTACAAGCTGGTGGTGCGGGTGGCGAAACTTTCGATCGCGGCATTCATCGCCGCGTATTGGTACCGGTTCATTGATTGGTTGACCGGGCGGAAAAACAACAAGGTCGAAGGCTTCAGCTACGAGGAGGACTGA